A window of the Bradyrhizobium ottawaense genome harbors these coding sequences:
- a CDS encoding class I SAM-dependent methyltransferase, with amino-acid sequence MRTAADFNLYYATPDPWHISHARFRDKVLRRRLKPLIRGKSVLELGCGEGHLTHAVFGKARSVVGIDISDIAIARAKSLNLPNARFEICDFLQASFEGHDVITALECVYYLSFQEQGAFLEKVAKEHPGKILLLSGPIVDYRRHFSHKRLMLEFTTLGFAPLKFYNLSVYWYPPSSRIVANLIKLPLGHTLLDWIPESMVYQRLYVLRAPKPL; translated from the coding sequence ATGCGAACGGCGGCAGATTTCAATCTCTATTACGCGACCCCTGACCCCTGGCATATTTCCCACGCGCGATTCAGGGACAAGGTCTTGCGCCGACGCCTCAAGCCATTGATCCGGGGCAAATCCGTTCTTGAGCTCGGATGCGGCGAAGGCCACTTGACCCACGCAGTTTTTGGCAAAGCACGATCCGTCGTCGGCATCGACATAAGCGATATAGCAATTGCTCGCGCCAAATCGCTAAACCTGCCAAATGCCAGATTTGAAATCTGTGATTTTTTACAGGCGTCATTCGAGGGGCACGACGTGATCACAGCCCTCGAATGCGTCTACTATCTGTCCTTCCAGGAGCAGGGAGCGTTTTTGGAGAAAGTTGCCAAAGAACACCCGGGCAAAATACTTCTGCTTTCGGGTCCAATTGTCGACTACAGAAGACACTTCAGTCATAAGCGATTGATGCTCGAGTTCACGACTCTGGGGTTCGCTCCCCTTAAATTTTATAACCTGTCCGTTTATTGGTATCCGCCTTCATCCAGAATTGTCGCAAACCTGATCAAGCTGCCACTTGGACATACCTTGCTTGATTGGATACCGGAGTCGATGGTCTACCAAAGGCTATACGTACTTCGCGCACCGAAACCCCTCTGA
- a CDS encoding IS110 family transposase, with the protein MEEYIGLDVSMKETSISIRRAGERIWRGKCASDPRLIAELIRKRAPAVKRVVFETGPLSIWFYHSLRTEGLPAICIDARHAKAALDMAANKTDANDADGLAQLAEVGFFREVRVKGFDSMLTRTLVAARTRLVRITTELSNQIRGVMKTFGLLVPAGKGSTFEKNVRSLLADQGGLALIVLPMLEAWRGIRIRAAELGRQLVRDARQSQACRILMSIPGIGAITATAFSTAIERPDNFKKSRSVGAWIGLTTRRYQSGEVDYDGHISRRGDRHLRGLLYEAAAVILTRSSTDSTLRRWGLKLRERIGFKRAAVAVARKLAVIMHTMLKTGELFNPNAGAAA; encoded by the coding sequence ATGGAAGAATATATCGGTCTCGACGTGTCGATGAAAGAGACGTCAATCTCGATCCGCCGAGCAGGTGAACGGATCTGGCGCGGCAAGTGCGCATCTGATCCCAGACTCATAGCCGAGCTCATCCGCAAGCGGGCGCCAGCCGTGAAACGCGTGGTGTTCGAGACCGGACCACTGTCGATATGGTTTTATCATTCTCTGCGCACCGAGGGGTTGCCGGCGATCTGCATCGATGCGCGCCATGCTAAAGCGGCGCTCGATATGGCAGCGAACAAGACGGACGCGAACGACGCCGATGGTCTGGCGCAGCTCGCAGAAGTCGGTTTCTTTCGTGAGGTTCGGGTGAAGGGATTTGACAGCATGCTGACCCGCACGCTTGTCGCGGCACGCACGCGGCTGGTCCGTATCACTACAGAGCTTTCCAACCAGATCCGCGGTGTCATGAAAACCTTCGGTCTGCTCGTTCCTGCTGGAAAGGGAAGCACCTTCGAGAAGAACGTCCGGAGCCTTCTTGCCGATCAGGGCGGACTTGCATTGATCGTGCTTCCGATGCTGGAAGCCTGGCGAGGCATTCGCATCCGCGCCGCCGAACTCGGACGCCAGTTGGTCCGGGACGCGCGCCAGAGTCAGGCTTGCCGTATCCTTATGTCCATTCCCGGCATCGGTGCGATCACCGCAACTGCCTTCAGCACAGCCATTGAGAGGCCAGACAACTTCAAGAAATCCCGATCTGTTGGCGCCTGGATCGGCCTGACGACGCGTCGCTACCAATCCGGAGAAGTCGATTATGACGGCCATATATCCCGACGTGGCGATCGCCATTTGCGAGGGCTTCTCTACGAAGCGGCCGCGGTCATTCTGACGCGCAGCTCAACCGACAGCACTCTGCGCAGGTGGGGTCTGAAGCTCCGGGAGAGGATCGGCTTCAAAAGAGCTGCCGTGGCCGTGGCGCGCAAACTGGCGGTTATAATGCATACGATGCTTAAGACTGGCGAACTCTTCAATCCGAATGCCGGAGCCGCCGCATAA
- a CDS encoding outer membrane protein produces the protein MKKFLLGTVGLVALGVAAPASAADLAARPYTKAPPPMVAAIYDWSGFYIGANGGWGSQRNCFTAVSATGTFLAAEGCHNATGGVAGGQIGYRWQVSQWVFGLEAQGDWANLRASNASLFFPGPGFINRSQMNAFGLFTGQVGYAWNNVLLYVKGGAAVTDNRRDILFAATNAVVATSSNNTQWGGTVGVGLEYGFAPNWSVAVEYDHIFSSNRNTTFFVPATSTFFGADRISGGVDLVTARVDYHFNWGGPLVARY, from the coding sequence ATGAAGAAGTTCTTGCTGGGTACGGTTGGTTTGGTTGCATTGGGGGTGGCGGCTCCCGCGTCGGCGGCTGATCTGGCTGCGCGTCCTTACACCAAGGCGCCGCCCCCGATGGTCGCGGCGATCTATGACTGGAGCGGTTTCTACATTGGTGCGAACGGCGGTTGGGGAAGCCAACGGAATTGCTTCACTGCCGTGAGCGCGACAGGCACTTTCCTCGCTGCTGAAGGTTGCCACAACGCAACCGGAGGCGTCGCTGGTGGTCAGATCGGTTATCGCTGGCAGGTCAGCCAATGGGTGTTCGGCCTCGAAGCCCAAGGCGACTGGGCTAATCTGCGTGCATCAAATGCAAGCCTCTTCTTTCCCGGTCCCGGTTTCATCAATCGCTCGCAAATGAACGCGTTCGGGTTGTTCACCGGTCAGGTTGGCTATGCCTGGAACAACGTCCTGCTCTACGTGAAGGGCGGCGCCGCGGTGACCGACAATCGTAGGGATATCCTCTTCGCCGCAACGAACGCGGTTGTAGCAACGTCCAGCAATAACACGCAGTGGGGCGGCACAGTTGGCGTCGGCCTCGAATACGGCTTTGCCCCGAATTGGTCGGTTGCCGTTGAGTACGATCATATCTTCTCGAGCAACCGCAACACGACGTTTTTTGTTCCGGCAACGAGCACCTTCTTTGGCGCTGATCGGATTAGCGGCGGTGTGGATCTTGTCACGGCCCGCGTGGACTACCACTTCAACTGGGGCGGTCCGCTCGTCGCCCGTTACTGA
- a CDS encoding ABC transporter substrate-binding protein has product MRRREFIGLLGGAVAWPLAAHGQQPASRIIGVLGFGSIEAARTGFVPTQRRLAEMGYVEGRNLTIEYRGANGRENRLAELAAELVQRRVDAIVVFAGQSIVAAKAATTSIPILFFTGFDPVQSGFVASLNRPGGNATGISVLNTELLAKRLQVLCELMPSAKSIAFLYSPTGLVSGGDSIGNELASAAEALAVKLSPVEARHADDFDAAFTTMVNERPDAVLVSADALMFQNRATLVRLAARHRLPAVYPIREFVAGGGLMSYGTNYSEAYRQVGDYVGRVLNGEKPENLPVQRVTKLELVINITTAKALGLTVPPTLLARADDVIE; this is encoded by the coding sequence ATGAGGCGGCGGGAATTCATCGGCCTTCTTGGCGGTGCGGTAGCGTGGCCACTTGCTGCACACGGGCAGCAGCCGGCTTCGCGGATTATCGGCGTTCTGGGATTTGGATCGATAGAAGCCGCGCGGACAGGTTTTGTCCCGACCCAGCGCCGCCTCGCCGAGATGGGCTATGTCGAAGGCCGAAACCTCACGATCGAATATCGCGGGGCCAACGGCCGTGAGAACCGGCTGGCCGAACTGGCCGCAGAACTCGTGCAGCGCCGCGTGGATGCCATCGTCGTCTTTGCAGGTCAATCCATCGTTGCTGCCAAGGCCGCCACCACATCCATTCCAATCCTCTTCTTTACCGGGTTCGATCCCGTCCAGAGTGGATTCGTCGCAAGCCTCAACCGGCCTGGCGGCAATGCCACCGGGATCTCAGTTCTCAACACCGAACTGCTGGCCAAGCGTCTACAGGTGCTATGCGAACTGATGCCGTCGGCAAAGTCCATTGCGTTCCTCTACAGCCCGACAGGCCTTGTGTCCGGGGGCGACTCCATCGGCAACGAGCTGGCATCGGCGGCCGAAGCTCTCGCTGTGAAGCTATCGCCCGTGGAAGCGCGGCATGCCGATGATTTCGACGCAGCTTTCACCACAATGGTGAACGAGCGACCGGATGCGGTGCTGGTTTCGGCCGACGCATTGATGTTTCAAAATCGCGCAACGCTGGTCCGCTTGGCGGCCCGACACAGGCTGCCTGCGGTCTATCCAATTCGGGAATTCGTCGCTGGCGGCGGATTGATGAGCTACGGAACGAATTATTCGGAAGCATACCGTCAGGTGGGCGACTATGTCGGTCGTGTGCTGAACGGTGAGAAGCCGGAGAACCTGCCCGTGCAGCGGGTCACAAAGCTCGAACTCGTCATTAACATCACGACGGCAAAGGCGCTCGGCCTCACAGTTCCTCCAACGCTCCTCGCCCGAGCCGACGACGTGATCGAATAA
- a CDS encoding YdcF family protein → MKRDFAGRAARGIVAAHFRERTAVTDPSGRLPTEDEIAAINARHLVDTPLRPADLLFVFGTRQDVDERVAEAARLWHDGYFRWAIVSGGVTPGAGLSECEIMTEAMIARGVPAGIILREDRAMNTGENVIFSLPVIDAAIGLKNIRRVICLGNTWTARRYPMTLHRHWPDVEKMLVMIDSFETPRSLWHTDPEFSRRMLGEWDKIEPYKAKGFIAEWPVRNELERQSVFE, encoded by the coding sequence ATGAAACGTGACTTCGCCGGACGCGCGGCGCGCGGCATCGTGGCGGCGCATTTCCGGGAACGAACTGCCGTGACCGACCCAAGCGGGCGACTGCCGACCGAAGACGAAATTGCCGCAATCAACGCGCGGCATCTGGTCGACACCCCGTTGCGGCCGGCCGATCTGCTGTTCGTGTTCGGCACCCGCCAGGATGTCGACGAGCGCGTCGCGGAAGCCGCGAGACTCTGGCACGACGGCTATTTTCGCTGGGCCATCGTCAGCGGCGGGGTCACGCCGGGGGCGGGGCTTTCCGAGTGTGAGATCATGACGGAGGCGATGATCGCGCGCGGCGTTCCGGCCGGAATCATCCTGCGCGAGGATCGCGCGATGAACACCGGCGAGAACGTCATTTTCTCGCTGCCGGTCATCGACGCCGCGATCGGTTTGAAAAACATCCGCCGCGTGATCTGCCTCGGCAATACCTGGACCGCGCGCCGCTATCCGATGACGCTGCATCGCCACTGGCCGGACGTCGAGAAGATGCTGGTCATGATCGACAGTTTTGAGACGCCGCGGTCGCTGTGGCACACCGATCCCGAATTCAGCCGCCGCATGCTAGGCGAGTGGGACAAGATTGAGCCCTATAAGGCCAAGGGCTTCATCGCAGAGTGGCCGGTGCGCAACGAGCTCGAGCGGCAGAGCGTTTTCGAGTGA
- a CDS encoding PLP-dependent aminotransferase family protein, translated as MSKFEYLKLADTVAVEIANGALKPGDRLPPQRSFAYERKIAVSTASRVYTELLRRGLVVGEVGRGTFVSGETRRGVSSLTEPRGQRIDLEVNYPLLPTQSAMIARSLEGLERPEALDVALRQTSITGTQAARTISAEFLSRGDWSPGADQFVFTANGRQCIAAALAAVVPSGGRCGVEALTYPFIKDIAARLGVTLVPLTMDEEGVRPDAVQKAHREAHLSALYIQPTIQNPLGMTMPPGRRADLVRVVEKLGLPIIEDTVYSFLGDEAPLAALAPDTCIVLDSLSKKVAPGLAVGFIVSPPRLRERIMASVRSGGWTASGFALAAGTRMMGDGTVSELVRLKRIDAARRQQMAAKYLAGFEVQANIQSYHLWLTLPPHWRSQTFVAAAARRDIALTPSTTFAVAPGHAPNAVRLALGAPSTEQLDTALRTLGGLLTEKEDFDTTE; from the coding sequence ATGTCCAAGTTCGAATATCTGAAGCTTGCCGATACCGTCGCCGTCGAAATCGCCAACGGCGCGCTCAAACCCGGCGACCGGCTGCCGCCGCAGCGCAGCTTTGCCTATGAGCGCAAGATCGCGGTTTCGACCGCGAGCCGCGTCTACACCGAGCTGCTGCGCCGCGGCCTCGTCGTCGGCGAAGTCGGACGCGGCACCTTCGTGTCCGGCGAAACGCGCCGCGGCGTTTCCTCGCTGACCGAACCGCGCGGCCAGCGCATCGACCTCGAAGTCAATTATCCGCTGCTGCCGACGCAATCGGCGATGATCGCGCGGTCGCTCGAAGGGTTGGAGCGGCCCGAAGCACTCGATGTCGCGCTCCGGCAGACGAGCATCACCGGCACGCAAGCGGCACGAACCATTTCGGCCGAGTTTCTCTCCCGCGGCGACTGGTCCCCGGGCGCCGACCAGTTCGTCTTCACCGCCAACGGCCGGCAATGCATTGCCGCAGCCCTTGCAGCGGTGGTGCCGAGCGGCGGCCGCTGCGGCGTCGAGGCGCTGACCTATCCCTTCATCAAGGACATTGCCGCCCGCCTCGGCGTGACGCTGGTGCCGCTGACGATGGATGAAGAAGGCGTTCGACCGGACGCGGTACAGAAAGCCCATCGCGAGGCGCACTTGTCCGCGCTCTATATCCAGCCGACGATTCAAAATCCGCTGGGCATGACAATGCCGCCGGGCCGCCGCGCCGACCTGGTGCGCGTCGTCGAGAAACTCGGCCTGCCCATCATCGAAGACACCGTCTACAGCTTTCTCGGCGACGAAGCGCCGCTCGCAGCGCTCGCTCCCGATACCTGCATTGTGCTCGACAGCCTGTCGAAGAAGGTGGCGCCGGGACTGGCGGTCGGCTTCATCGTTTCGCCGCCACGCTTGCGCGAACGCATCATGGCCTCGGTGCGATCGGGCGGATGGACCGCTTCGGGTTTTGCGCTGGCGGCCGGAACACGGATGATGGGCGACGGCACGGTTTCCGAACTGGTCCGGCTGAAGCGGATCGACGCGGCCCGGCGCCAGCAGATGGCAGCAAAGTATCTTGCCGGCTTCGAGGTCCAGGCCAACATCCAGTCCTATCATCTCTGGCTGACCCTGCCGCCACACTGGCGCTCGCAGACCTTCGTCGCGGCCGCCGCCCGCCGCGACATCGCCTTGACGCCATCGACCACCTTCGCCGTGGCGCCCGGGCATGCGCCCAATGCCGTCCGGCTGGCGCTTGGCGCTCCCAGCACCGAACAGCTCGATACCGCGCTGCGGACACTGGGAGGACTGCTGACCGAGAAGGAAGATTTCGATACGACCGAATAG
- a CDS encoding DUF1127 domain-containing protein: MTMISSAAGQPASQSSQAGLPRLLGGWATSLVTYWARREAIKVLSEMDDRALRDIGIARSQIEAAVGGALNPGMARLR; the protein is encoded by the coding sequence ATGACGATGATTTCCTCAGCCGCTGGCCAGCCTGCATCCCAAAGTTCGCAGGCCGGATTGCCCCGATTGCTCGGAGGCTGGGCGACCAGTCTCGTGACCTATTGGGCCCGCCGGGAAGCCATCAAAGTGCTGAGCGAAATGGACGACCGTGCGCTCCGCGATATCGGGATCGCGCGCAGCCAGATCGAGGCGGCGGTCGGTGGGGCGCTCAATCCGGGGATGGCACGCCTGCGCTGA
- the mddA gene encoding methanethiol S-methyltransferase gives MTITVEHRQPGIGWRLVPGSLARLLGIGYGAAVYAIFVVTLLYAIGFVSGVIVPKSIDTGAIWPPPVALCIDLQLLGLFMAQHSGMARRGFKRVLTGHVPPLIERSTYVLCASLVLILLFAGWQPLPATVWQAADPRAIAALRSLSALGWLIVLGTFLTGHFKLLERKLKVLNFAGRVTSPVAFKTPGLYRFVRHPLYFGFILAFWATPAMKAGHLLFAAVMTAYICAGIWLEERDLLAFFGDRYRQYRKRVAMLLPGLF, from the coding sequence ATGACCATTACCGTCGAGCATCGGCAGCCCGGCATCGGCTGGCGGCTGGTGCCGGGAAGTCTCGCAAGGCTTCTCGGCATCGGCTACGGCGCGGCCGTCTATGCGATCTTTGTCGTCACGCTGCTTTACGCGATCGGCTTCGTCAGCGGCGTCATCGTCCCCAAGAGCATCGATACCGGCGCGATCTGGCCGCCACCGGTCGCGCTCTGTATCGACCTTCAACTGCTCGGCCTGTTCATGGCGCAGCACAGCGGCATGGCGCGGCGCGGCTTCAAGCGCGTCTTGACCGGCCATGTCCCGCCGCTGATCGAGCGAAGCACCTATGTGTTGTGCGCCAGCCTGGTGCTGATCCTGCTGTTTGCAGGGTGGCAGCCCTTGCCCGCGACGGTGTGGCAGGCGGCGGATCCGCGGGCGATCGCGGCGCTGCGGTCGTTGTCGGCGCTCGGTTGGCTGATCGTGCTCGGCACGTTCCTGACCGGGCACTTCAAGCTGCTGGAGCGAAAGCTGAAGGTGCTGAACTTCGCCGGCCGTGTCACGTCGCCGGTCGCGTTCAAGACGCCCGGATTGTATCGCTTCGTCCGGCATCCGCTCTATTTCGGATTCATCCTCGCCTTCTGGGCGACACCGGCGATGAAGGCGGGACATCTGCTGTTCGCCGCTGTCATGACCGCCTATATCTGCGCCGGCATCTGGCTGGAGGAGCGCGATCTCCTGGCCTTCTTTGGCGATCGCTACCGGCAGTATCGCAAGCGCGTCGCGATGCTGCT